A genomic stretch from Xiphophorus maculatus strain JP 163 A chromosome 14, X_maculatus-5.0-male, whole genome shotgun sequence includes:
- the LOC102235505 gene encoding uncharacterized protein LOC102235505 isoform X2, whose amino-acid sequence MPSQKGKGCPASHRYRPASEYDDATLAQKREYWRNKKREQRARLSEQRKKSTQDSSEEKLSYMYVSAGVNTNLSDPLAALSSPLLSNDVSYSSLSKSERTIEHSSTKAPKKQERHQAMTVSKVLRNLQPTSCSILATAAEGGSVTVKRPTTKSLRNLVTSSKSSGTELNTSSSVPPVRVPFTSSSSTKTEPKPCGSMQDSPLPNTTSEAQVALNGLQVLPCVTTDTMHAALCGPVFNKTEGQRIHTTPQSRLKSALVTIKRATCFGITPAPMEEEERAAKRREHWRIKKREQRAKLAAKTTKVRERPQNRDGLPAQKTILVANSTLTSQSFLRGTSQKRNPVRVKVPYTTVRLETENLQSGLAVPDLQTEQIKVQNPHGHKMEQTVGTFNTTAVRKPVESQRKLTYMHHSNITQETSSCKTLRQRSIETQKNFLNQRNLRNKPFLTAAGFRTRAIPTMDTNDTPEQILAKRREYWRNKKREQRAKLSLEKKVRLKEKDSLTRRVKRYQQILEEMRKARTLAHSTEKTPTLASEAIGGFIKEDGTLTINIPHSAKYQSIVGDKSEEKLHDISKKMQPTSQTDMNWRSVSPCRVNRRSPLTRSSQGKTAFSFVQTVNKTSKLIAVKPQSHLDITTSSSPKPSKSVQQLTLTHLQSPHNAASVAGSKFGGCVMKMSISSRTPSLPLLSVGPKLSEEERMAKKREYWRTKKREQRAARASRLKHSIFQTRTSAGLLRRRVHTQELNTVQPSTNITISAEKAQHFPNNSVSAVPHANEMKQEGESVPAADLNSLSDQAICPDKPPTSPPAPPEPEPETSLNSDSQATTLLAVASMKKLLEESLSSVSENQIEQAGVKIETTEDASEQDIKPVLSQLHCEKNDKDLLPACLTSQIKSLLSDSDVLEGKDLPNPQLSDAVPSLSASGEVAHSACAQSPQTSSTPFITTTSSCGTRRSYSSNWAHQSCWSEELPKLHHITTTSLDPPQQHHLDQHDQQRHNSSVPPAERFCSSMTRKSSSNILQKKREYWKLMKRQQRARLKARQKEILSKNTQNAGLDINISECVNPSKPSFQSCSSVTSVPAMSSVPDILVGSSCKIEQSPDTFCVKPPIISREGNVKDEPSSHLTDFLGVSSPHCQKWTPRATETETASSFPTLKPPDNPLTSIHLQPIELPDRHQNPILSPIKISCAQLQSPINKVESAAQAASICIMMPPKPIPGESEEDFLRRKREYWRLKKKEQRAKKAFQYKGCTSTRASSGSSSSDLPGQDLQTPTTAMEDSSQWGNSSDASENLMSIPVDPDPPPFIYTNCPAQVEGEADILFADHADGDDDHDGNDEEEDSMSEAVWRNRYLMDYDPLNQLLVCMVCGELQYSHSLEGVQAHIDEAHPLTLRLEPREKQRILEAWDEQVSQRERFFSSQLQQHCGAAEETYRN is encoded by the exons ATGCCATCTCAGAAAGGTAAAGGTTGTCCAGCGTCCCATCGCTACCGGCCAGCCTCCGAATATGATGATGCCACACTCGCCCAAAAGAGAGAATATTGGAGAAATAAGAAAAGGGAGCAGAGGGCCCGACTGTCTGAACAGAGAAAGAAGTCAACACAAGACAGCAGTGAGGAAAAGCTCTCATACATGTATGTCTCTGCAGGGGTCAATACCAATTTGTCAGACCCCTTGGCTGCCTTGTCCTCTCCTTTGCTAAGTAATGATGTCTCATATAGTTCTTTATCAAAGAGTGAAAGGACAATTGAACACAGTTCAACAAAGGCCCCTAAAAAACAGGAGCGGCATCAGGCAATGACAGTTAGCAAGGTCCTGCGTAACTTGCAGCCAACATCGTGCTCCATTTTGGCTACAGCAGCTGAGGGTGGCTCTGTCACAGTGAAACGTCCAACAACCAAAAGTCTTAGGAATCTGGTTACCTCATCCAAAAGCAGCGGAACCGAACTGAACACCAGTTCATCAGTGCCTCCAGTCAGAGTCCCTTttaccagcagcagctccacaaAAACAGAACCCAAGCCATGTGGATCAATGCAGGACTCACCACTCCCAAACACAACATCAGAGGCACAAGTGGCATTGAATGGGCTCCAGGTGTTGCCTTGTGTAACAACAGATACAATGCATGCAGCTTTATGTGGccctgtttttaataaaacagaggGCCAAAGAATACACACAACACCTCAAAGTCGATTAAAGAGTGCCTTGGTCACTATAAAAAGGGCTACATGTTTTGGCATTACACCAGCTCccatggaggaggaggagagagcaGCCAAGCGAAGAGAGCACTGGAGAATCAAAAAACGAGAGCAGAGAGCAAAGCTGGCAGCTAAGACCACTAAAGTCAGAGAGAGGCCACAAAACAGAGATGGGCTACCGGCACAGAAGACAATACTTGTGGCCAACTCAACTCTGACCTCTCAGTCGTTTCTCAGAGGCACAAGCCAGAAGCGGAATCCAGTTCGGGTTAAAGTGCCGTATACAACAGTTAGATTGGAGACTGAAAACCTGCAAAGTGGGTTAGCTGTTCCTGACCTGCAAACAGAGCAGATAAAAGTACAGAATCCACATGGGCATAAGATGGAACAGACAGTGGGAACGTTTAATACAACCGCAGTAAGGAAGCCAGTAGAATcacagagaaaactaacttatatGCATCATTCTAACATTACCCAAGAGACTTCATCATGTAAAACACTTCGGCAAAGGTCCATTGAAACACAGAAGAATTTCCTGAATCAGAGAAATCTAAGAAATAAACCATTCTTGACAGCTGCAGGGTTTCGTACCAGAGCTATCCCCACAATGGACACTAATGACACACCAGAGCAAATACTAGCCAAGCGGAGAGAGTACTGGCGGAATAAGAAGCGTGAACAGCGAGCAAAGCTTTCACTGGAGAAGAAGGTTCGACTAAAGGAGAAGGACTCTTTGACACGCCGAGTAAAGCGTTACCAACAAATCCTTGAAGAAATGAGAAAGGCAAGAACCTTGGCGCATTCAACTGAGAAGACCCCTACACTCGCATCTGAGGCCATTGGGGGGTTCATCAAAGAGGATGGGACTCTGACAATTAACATACCTCACAGTGCAAAATATCAAAGTATAGTTGGAGACAAAAGTGAAGAAAAGCTCCATGACATTTCTAAGAAGATGCAGCCAACGTCACAAACTGATATGAACTGGAGAAGTGTTTCCCCATGTAGGGTAAATCGGCGTTCACCTCTAACTCGCTCATCTCAGGGTaaaactgctttttcttttgtgcagACAGTCAACAAAACTTCTAAATTAATTGCTGTCAAACCACAATCTCACCTTGACATAACAACTAGTTCCAGTCCAAAGCCAAGCAAAAGTGTTCAGCAGCTCACACTAACTCATCTCCAGTCCCCTCATAATGCAGCCTCAGTCGCAGGGTCAAAGTTTGGTGGCTGTGTCATGAAAATGAGCATCTCAAGCCGTACGCCATCACTTCCACTGCTATCCGTGGGTCCAAAGCTGTCGGAAGAGGAGAGGATGGCAAAGAAGAGGGAATACTGGAGAACAAAGAAACGTGAGCAGCGAGCGGCTCGTGCTTCACGACTGAAACACAGCATTTTCCAAACAAGGACCAGTGCAGGGTTACTGAGGAGGAGGGTGCATACACAAGAATTAAACACCGTGCAGCCGAGCACCAATATTACCATCAGTGCAGAAAAAGCACAACATTTTCCAAACAACTCTGTGAGTGCTGTACCACatgcaaatgaaatgaaacaggaGGGTGAGTCTGTGCCAGCAGCTGACCTAAATTCTCTATCAGATCAAGCCATCTGTCCAGACAAACCCCCGACCTCCCCACCTGCACCTCCAGAGCCGGAGCCTGAGACATCTCTCAATTCAGACAGCCAAGCCACCACTCTGCTGGCTGTAGCCTCTATGAAGAAACTGCTGGAGGAATCCCTCAGCTCAGTTTCAGAGAATCAAATCGAACAGGCTGGTGTGAAAATAGAAACAACCGAAGATGCTTCAGAGCAGGACATAAAGCCTGTTTTATCACAGCTTCATTGTGAAAAGAATGACAAGGATTTATTACCTGCTTGCTTGACATCCCAAATTAAAAGCTTGCTGTCGGATAGTGATGTGCTGGAGGGAAAAGACTTGCCAAATCCCCAGCTCAGTGATGCAGTTCCGTCTCTTTCTGCGTCAGGTGAGGTGGCGCACTCCGCCTGCGCTCAGTCACCCCAGACGTCTTCAACACCTTTCATCACCACAACCTCATCATGTGGAACTCGGAGATCTTACAGCAGCAATTGGGCCCATCAAAGCTGCTGGTCTGAAGAGCTACCAAAGCTCCATCACATCACAACTACATCCCTAGATCCACCACAGCAGCATCACCTTGATCAGCATGATCAGCAGAGACACAACAGCTCTGTGCCACCTGCAGAAAGGTTCTGCAGCAGTATGACAAGGAAGAGCAGCTCAAACATCCTTCAGAAGAAGAGGGAATACTGGAAGCTGATGAAAAGGCAGCAGAGGGCGAGGTTAAAGGCCAGGCAGAAGGAGATTCTTTCAAAGAATACCCAG aATGCAGGACTTGATATTAATATTAGTGAATGTGTAAATCCATCAAAGCCATCCTTCCAGTCCTGTTCGTCTGTCACATCAGTACCTGCCATGAGCAGCGTCCCTGACATCTTGGTTGGCTCATCATGTAAAATTGAACAATCACCTGACACATTCTGTGTTAAACCCCCCATCATCAGCAGAGAGGGAAACGTGAAAGATGAACCTTCATCACATCTGACTGACTTTCTTGGAGTTTCTTCACCTCACTGCCAAAAGTGGACACCCAGAGCCACAGAGACTGAGACAGCCTCTTCTTTTCCTACTCTGAAGCCCCCAGACAACCCTCTGACAAGCATCCACCTGCAGCCCATTGAACTTCCTGATAGACATCAAAATCCCATCCTTAGTCCTATAAAAATCTCTTGTGCTCAACTTCAAAGTCCCATAAATAAGGTGGAGTCTGCTGCGCAGGCAGCATCAATATGCATCATGATGCCTCCAAAGCCCATCCCTGGGGAGTCTGAGGAGGACTTTCTGAGGAGAAAGCGAGAGTACTGGAGGTTAAAAAAGAAGGAGCAAAGAGCAAAGAAGGCATTTCAGTACAAGGGGTGCACCTCAACGAGAGCCtccagcggcagcagcagctctgatctGCCTGGTCAGGATCTACAGACGCCGACGACAGCTATGGAG GATTCCAGTCAGTGGGGAAACTCCTCTGATGCATCTGAAAATCTAATGAG CATCCCAGTGGATCCCGACCCACCACCGTTTATATACACCAACTGCCCAGCTCAGGTAGAAG gtGAGGCAGATATTTTGTTTGCTGATCATgctgatggtgatgatgatcaTGATGGtaatgatgaggaggaggattCTATGTCAGAGGCGGTCTGGAGAAACCGCTACCTCATGGACTATGATCCACTCAACCAGCTGCTGGTGTGCATGGTCTGTGGTGAGCTGCAGTACTCCCACAGCCTGGAGGGGGTGCAGGCCCACATCGACGAGGCGCACCCCCTCACCCTGAGGCTGGAACCCAGGGAGAAACAGAGGATCCTGGAGGCCTGGGACGAGCAGGTGTCACAGCGGGAGCGCTTCTTCAGCagccagctgcagcagcactgTGGTGCTGCAGAAG aaacataCAGGAACTGA
- the LOC102235505 gene encoding uncharacterized protein LOC102235505 isoform X3, producing the protein MPSQKGKGCPASHRYRPASEYDDATLAQKREYWRNKKREQRARLSEQRKKSTQDSSEEKLSYMYVSAGVNTNLSDPLAALSSPLLSNDVSYSSLSKSERTIEHSSTKAPKKQERHQAMTVSKVLRNLQPTSCSILATAAEGGSVTVKRPTTKSLRNLVTSSKSSGTELNTSSSVPPVRVPFTSSSSTKTEPKPCGSMQDSPLPNTTSEAQVALNGLQVLPCVTTDTMHAALCGPVFNKTEGQRIHTTPQSRLKSALVTIKRATCFGITPAPMEEEERAAKRREHWRIKKREQRAKLAAKTTKVRERPQNRDGLPAQKTILVANSTLTSQSFLRGTSQKRNPVRVKVPYTTVRLETENLQSGLAVPDLQTEQIKVQNPHGHKMEQTVGTFNTTAVRKPVESQRKLTYMHHSNITQETSSCKTLRQRSIETQKNFLNQRNLRNKPFLTAAGFRTRAIPTMDTNDTPEQILAKRREYWRNKKREQRAKLSLEKKVRLKEKDSLTRRVKRYQQILEEMRKARTLAHSTEKTPTLASEAIGGFIKEDGTLTINIPHSAKYQSIVGDKSEEKLHDISKKMQPTSQTDMNWRSVSPCRVNRRSPLTRSSQGKTAFSFVQTVNKTSKLIAVKPQSHLDITTSSSPKPSKSVQQLTLTHLQSPHNAASVAGSKFGGCVMKMSISSRTPSLPLLSVGPKLSEEERMAKKREYWRTKKREQRAARASRLKHSIFQTRTSAGLLRRRVHTQELNTVQPSTNITISAEKAQHFPNNSVSAVPHANEMKQEGESVPAADLNSLSDQAICPDKPPTSPPAPPEPEPETSLNSDSQATTLLAVASMKKLLEESLSSVSENQIEQAGVKIETTEDASEQDIKPVLSQLHCEKNDKDLLPACLTSQIKSLLSDSDVLEGKDLPNPQLSDAVPSLSASGEVAHSACAQSPQTSSTPFITTTSSCGTRRSYSSNWAHQSCWSEELPKLHHITTTSLDPPQQHHLDQHDQQRHNSSVPPAERFCSSMTRKSSSNILQKKREYWKLMKRQQRARLKARQKEILSKNTQNAGLDINISECVNPSKPSFQSCSSVTSVPAMSSVPDILVGSSCKIEQSPDTFCVKPPIISREGNVKDEPSSHLTDFLGVSSPHCQKWTPRATETETASSFPTLKPPDNPLTSIHLQPIELPDRHQNPILSPIKISCAQLQSPINKVESAAQAASICIMMPPKPIPGESEEDFLRRKREYWRLKKKEQRAKKAFQYKGCTSTRASSGSSSSDLPGQDLQTPTTAMEDSSQWGNSSDASENLMSIPVDPDPPPFIYTNCPAQVEAAGVHGLW; encoded by the exons ATGCCATCTCAGAAAGGTAAAGGTTGTCCAGCGTCCCATCGCTACCGGCCAGCCTCCGAATATGATGATGCCACACTCGCCCAAAAGAGAGAATATTGGAGAAATAAGAAAAGGGAGCAGAGGGCCCGACTGTCTGAACAGAGAAAGAAGTCAACACAAGACAGCAGTGAGGAAAAGCTCTCATACATGTATGTCTCTGCAGGGGTCAATACCAATTTGTCAGACCCCTTGGCTGCCTTGTCCTCTCCTTTGCTAAGTAATGATGTCTCATATAGTTCTTTATCAAAGAGTGAAAGGACAATTGAACACAGTTCAACAAAGGCCCCTAAAAAACAGGAGCGGCATCAGGCAATGACAGTTAGCAAGGTCCTGCGTAACTTGCAGCCAACATCGTGCTCCATTTTGGCTACAGCAGCTGAGGGTGGCTCTGTCACAGTGAAACGTCCAACAACCAAAAGTCTTAGGAATCTGGTTACCTCATCCAAAAGCAGCGGAACCGAACTGAACACCAGTTCATCAGTGCCTCCAGTCAGAGTCCCTTttaccagcagcagctccacaaAAACAGAACCCAAGCCATGTGGATCAATGCAGGACTCACCACTCCCAAACACAACATCAGAGGCACAAGTGGCATTGAATGGGCTCCAGGTGTTGCCTTGTGTAACAACAGATACAATGCATGCAGCTTTATGTGGccctgtttttaataaaacagaggGCCAAAGAATACACACAACACCTCAAAGTCGATTAAAGAGTGCCTTGGTCACTATAAAAAGGGCTACATGTTTTGGCATTACACCAGCTCccatggaggaggaggagagagcaGCCAAGCGAAGAGAGCACTGGAGAATCAAAAAACGAGAGCAGAGAGCAAAGCTGGCAGCTAAGACCACTAAAGTCAGAGAGAGGCCACAAAACAGAGATGGGCTACCGGCACAGAAGACAATACTTGTGGCCAACTCAACTCTGACCTCTCAGTCGTTTCTCAGAGGCACAAGCCAGAAGCGGAATCCAGTTCGGGTTAAAGTGCCGTATACAACAGTTAGATTGGAGACTGAAAACCTGCAAAGTGGGTTAGCTGTTCCTGACCTGCAAACAGAGCAGATAAAAGTACAGAATCCACATGGGCATAAGATGGAACAGACAGTGGGAACGTTTAATACAACCGCAGTAAGGAAGCCAGTAGAATcacagagaaaactaacttatatGCATCATTCTAACATTACCCAAGAGACTTCATCATGTAAAACACTTCGGCAAAGGTCCATTGAAACACAGAAGAATTTCCTGAATCAGAGAAATCTAAGAAATAAACCATTCTTGACAGCTGCAGGGTTTCGTACCAGAGCTATCCCCACAATGGACACTAATGACACACCAGAGCAAATACTAGCCAAGCGGAGAGAGTACTGGCGGAATAAGAAGCGTGAACAGCGAGCAAAGCTTTCACTGGAGAAGAAGGTTCGACTAAAGGAGAAGGACTCTTTGACACGCCGAGTAAAGCGTTACCAACAAATCCTTGAAGAAATGAGAAAGGCAAGAACCTTGGCGCATTCAACTGAGAAGACCCCTACACTCGCATCTGAGGCCATTGGGGGGTTCATCAAAGAGGATGGGACTCTGACAATTAACATACCTCACAGTGCAAAATATCAAAGTATAGTTGGAGACAAAAGTGAAGAAAAGCTCCATGACATTTCTAAGAAGATGCAGCCAACGTCACAAACTGATATGAACTGGAGAAGTGTTTCCCCATGTAGGGTAAATCGGCGTTCACCTCTAACTCGCTCATCTCAGGGTaaaactgctttttcttttgtgcagACAGTCAACAAAACTTCTAAATTAATTGCTGTCAAACCACAATCTCACCTTGACATAACAACTAGTTCCAGTCCAAAGCCAAGCAAAAGTGTTCAGCAGCTCACACTAACTCATCTCCAGTCCCCTCATAATGCAGCCTCAGTCGCAGGGTCAAAGTTTGGTGGCTGTGTCATGAAAATGAGCATCTCAAGCCGTACGCCATCACTTCCACTGCTATCCGTGGGTCCAAAGCTGTCGGAAGAGGAGAGGATGGCAAAGAAGAGGGAATACTGGAGAACAAAGAAACGTGAGCAGCGAGCGGCTCGTGCTTCACGACTGAAACACAGCATTTTCCAAACAAGGACCAGTGCAGGGTTACTGAGGAGGAGGGTGCATACACAAGAATTAAACACCGTGCAGCCGAGCACCAATATTACCATCAGTGCAGAAAAAGCACAACATTTTCCAAACAACTCTGTGAGTGCTGTACCACatgcaaatgaaatgaaacaggaGGGTGAGTCTGTGCCAGCAGCTGACCTAAATTCTCTATCAGATCAAGCCATCTGTCCAGACAAACCCCCGACCTCCCCACCTGCACCTCCAGAGCCGGAGCCTGAGACATCTCTCAATTCAGACAGCCAAGCCACCACTCTGCTGGCTGTAGCCTCTATGAAGAAACTGCTGGAGGAATCCCTCAGCTCAGTTTCAGAGAATCAAATCGAACAGGCTGGTGTGAAAATAGAAACAACCGAAGATGCTTCAGAGCAGGACATAAAGCCTGTTTTATCACAGCTTCATTGTGAAAAGAATGACAAGGATTTATTACCTGCTTGCTTGACATCCCAAATTAAAAGCTTGCTGTCGGATAGTGATGTGCTGGAGGGAAAAGACTTGCCAAATCCCCAGCTCAGTGATGCAGTTCCGTCTCTTTCTGCGTCAGGTGAGGTGGCGCACTCCGCCTGCGCTCAGTCACCCCAGACGTCTTCAACACCTTTCATCACCACAACCTCATCATGTGGAACTCGGAGATCTTACAGCAGCAATTGGGCCCATCAAAGCTGCTGGTCTGAAGAGCTACCAAAGCTCCATCACATCACAACTACATCCCTAGATCCACCACAGCAGCATCACCTTGATCAGCATGATCAGCAGAGACACAACAGCTCTGTGCCACCTGCAGAAAGGTTCTGCAGCAGTATGACAAGGAAGAGCAGCTCAAACATCCTTCAGAAGAAGAGGGAATACTGGAAGCTGATGAAAAGGCAGCAGAGGGCGAGGTTAAAGGCCAGGCAGAAGGAGATTCTTTCAAAGAATACCCAG aATGCAGGACTTGATATTAATATTAGTGAATGTGTAAATCCATCAAAGCCATCCTTCCAGTCCTGTTCGTCTGTCACATCAGTACCTGCCATGAGCAGCGTCCCTGACATCTTGGTTGGCTCATCATGTAAAATTGAACAATCACCTGACACATTCTGTGTTAAACCCCCCATCATCAGCAGAGAGGGAAACGTGAAAGATGAACCTTCATCACATCTGACTGACTTTCTTGGAGTTTCTTCACCTCACTGCCAAAAGTGGACACCCAGAGCCACAGAGACTGAGACAGCCTCTTCTTTTCCTACTCTGAAGCCCCCAGACAACCCTCTGACAAGCATCCACCTGCAGCCCATTGAACTTCCTGATAGACATCAAAATCCCATCCTTAGTCCTATAAAAATCTCTTGTGCTCAACTTCAAAGTCCCATAAATAAGGTGGAGTCTGCTGCGCAGGCAGCATCAATATGCATCATGATGCCTCCAAAGCCCATCCCTGGGGAGTCTGAGGAGGACTTTCTGAGGAGAAAGCGAGAGTACTGGAGGTTAAAAAAGAAGGAGCAAAGAGCAAAGAAGGCATTTCAGTACAAGGGGTGCACCTCAACGAGAGCCtccagcggcagcagcagctctgatctGCCTGGTCAGGATCTACAGACGCCGACGACAGCTATGGAG GATTCCAGTCAGTGGGGAAACTCCTCTGATGCATCTGAAAATCTAATGAG CATCCCAGTGGATCCCGACCCACCACCGTTTATATACACCAACTGCCCAGCTCAGGTAGAAG CTGCTGGTGTGCATGGTCTGTGGTGA